Proteins encoded within one genomic window of Desulfomonilaceae bacterium:
- a CDS encoding thiamine pyrophosphate-dependent enzyme, producing MSDAKNESAVLNRFLMGNEAIARGVIESGCSLATAYPGTPSSEIMESLVRWKTELKSSIYLEWSINEKVAFEVAYGGSLAGKRCAVAMKMVGLNVASDPFTSAAYLGIRGGLVIIVADDPGPHSSQTEQDSRFFSWFAKVPVFDPGSPAEALEMTIKAFDLSEKYQVPVMLRPCLRVCHARQNVTISHPRSQINIGAFEKNWTRWAATPKFRLALHGELNRKIETISSTEIFALPKLIAGDSQSSRIVITSGSVSSHVRDVVSSEAKMSGLSVYKVDLPYPANHSALQSLVDSKTETLIVEETYPVMELQIGNRTKVKGRMSGAVPRQGELDPEAVERIISGFVGLKPKDFEAPNLKVRRPSLCAGCPHRPAFFMIKKLFNGAIYAGDIGCYTLGVNLGAVDTCLCMGASIGMACGFAQAAKQGQDGELVVATIGDSTFFHAGVPALINAVHTGANFVLVLMDNNITAMTGGQPTPATALTADGSKAVPIDMERLIRGCGVEFLEAVDPYDYHALENTLKAAKSFSHEKKAGVSVVITRRPCIRSKNAAVSKTKFQVGENCDKCMTCVRDLECPAISFVKQNKNVRIDPDLCAGCGFCVEVCPSKAISVWGI from the coding sequence ATGAGCGACGCAAAAAACGAATCAGCCGTCTTGAATAGGTTCCTTATGGGCAACGAGGCCATAGCAAGGGGCGTCATAGAATCTGGATGCTCTTTGGCTACCGCTTACCCCGGAACACCATCATCAGAGATTATGGAATCACTGGTCAGGTGGAAAACGGAACTAAAAAGTTCCATATACCTGGAGTGGTCTATCAACGAAAAGGTCGCTTTTGAAGTGGCTTATGGAGGGTCTCTCGCTGGCAAACGATGCGCAGTCGCTATGAAGATGGTGGGATTGAATGTCGCTTCCGACCCATTTACAAGCGCTGCGTATCTAGGCATTCGCGGTGGACTAGTAATAATTGTAGCTGATGATCCCGGACCTCATTCGAGTCAGACTGAACAGGATAGTCGTTTTTTCTCTTGGTTCGCGAAGGTTCCTGTGTTCGATCCTGGGTCACCCGCTGAAGCGTTGGAAATGACCATTAAAGCCTTTGACCTATCTGAAAAATATCAGGTTCCCGTCATGTTGCGACCATGCTTGCGAGTCTGCCACGCAAGACAAAACGTTACGATTTCACATCCACGGAGCCAGATTAATATCGGGGCATTTGAAAAGAATTGGACTCGATGGGCCGCAACCCCGAAATTTAGATTAGCGCTACATGGGGAACTGAATCGGAAGATTGAGACTATAAGCTCTACGGAAATTTTCGCTCTCCCCAAACTAATCGCCGGCGATTCCCAATCTTCAAGAATAGTTATAACAAGCGGCTCCGTATCCTCCCACGTGAGGGATGTCGTTTCGTCAGAGGCTAAGATGAGTGGACTGTCCGTATATAAGGTGGACCTGCCTTATCCGGCGAATCACTCTGCGTTGCAGTCCCTTGTGGACTCTAAAACAGAGACTCTCATTGTGGAGGAGACATATCCGGTTATGGAATTACAGATAGGCAATCGGACCAAGGTCAAGGGTAGAATGTCCGGCGCCGTCCCACGACAGGGAGAGCTTGATCCAGAGGCTGTTGAGAGGATCATCTCCGGATTTGTTGGGCTCAAACCAAAAGATTTTGAGGCCCCAAACCTCAAAGTGAGACGACCCTCTCTTTGCGCGGGCTGTCCCCATAGACCAGCTTTTTTCATGATCAAAAAACTATTTAATGGCGCAATTTACGCTGGAGATATCGGTTGCTATACGCTGGGGGTAAACCTCGGAGCGGTTGACACATGCCTCTGTATGGGGGCTTCCATAGGAATGGCTTGCGGATTCGCCCAGGCAGCCAAACAAGGACAAGATGGTGAATTAGTGGTAGCCACTATAGGGGACTCCACCTTTTTTCACGCCGGAGTCCCGGCCCTGATAAACGCCGTGCACACAGGCGCCAATTTCGTGCTTGTTCTCATGGACAACAATATCACAGCCATGACTGGGGGACAGCCTACCCCAGCCACCGCTTTAACGGCCGACGGGTCGAAGGCTGTTCCGATAGATATGGAAAGATTGATTAGAGGATGCGGCGTCGAATTTCTAGAGGCGGTTGATCCATATGACTATCATGCCCTTGAGAACACGTTGAAAGCGGCAAAATCGTTTTCTCACGAGAAGAAAGCTGGTGTTTCAGTAGTAATTACTCGTCGTCCCTGTATCCGTTCGAAAAATGCCGCAGTGTCGAAAACCAAGTTCCAAGTTGGAGAAAATTGCGACAAATGTATGACATGTGTTCGGGATCTTGAATGCCCAGCGATCAGTTTTGTGAAACAAAACAAGAACGTTCGGATTGACCCTGACTTATGCGCAGGGTGTGGTTTCTGCGTTGAAGTTTGTCCCTCAAAAGCAATTTCGGTATGGGGAATATAA
- the hemB gene encoding porphobilinogen synthase, whose amino-acid sequence MRFPEYRPRRLRKNEAFRRMIRETSLDVSNFILPLFVVEGKGIKNPLVSMPGHFQFSPDTLVKEARLIAESGIPAVILFGIPSRKDAVGSQAYAREGITQKAIRSLKDAIPELMVITDVCLCEYTDHGHCGIISNHDVDNDPTLDILAKVSISHVQAGADMVAPSDMMDGRVSAIREALDESGYESVPIMAYSAKYCSAFYGPFRDAAQSAPQFGDRKSYQMDPANSDEALREVELDIDEGADIVMVKPALSYLDIIWRVKTSFNRPVAAYNVSGEYSMLKAAAQNGWVDEKRCMLEILTSIKRAGADLIITYHALEAARALQGGPFKR is encoded by the coding sequence ATGCGCTTCCCGGAATATAGACCAAGACGGCTGAGAAAAAATGAGGCATTTCGAAGGATGATCCGCGAAACCTCTCTCGATGTTTCTAACTTTATCCTTCCCCTCTTTGTGGTCGAAGGAAAGGGGATAAAAAACCCCTTGGTGTCAATGCCGGGACATTTTCAATTTTCTCCGGACACCTTGGTAAAGGAAGCTCGTCTAATTGCGGAAAGTGGAATTCCTGCGGTAATTCTTTTCGGAATACCGTCTCGAAAAGACGCTGTCGGGTCACAGGCCTACGCTCGCGAAGGAATAACCCAAAAAGCCATCAGGAGTTTAAAAGACGCAATTCCGGAATTGATGGTAATAACTGATGTATGCTTGTGTGAATACACGGATCATGGGCACTGTGGAATCATTTCCAACCATGATGTCGACAATGATCCCACGTTGGATATTCTTGCCAAGGTTTCGATTTCTCATGTTCAGGCGGGCGCGGATATGGTCGCTCCCAGTGACATGATGGACGGTAGGGTTTCAGCCATTAGAGAGGCTTTGGATGAGTCTGGCTACGAATCTGTCCCCATTATGGCCTACTCCGCCAAGTACTGCTCAGCTTTTTATGGCCCTTTCAGGGACGCGGCCCAGTCCGCTCCCCAGTTTGGCGATCGCAAGTCCTATCAGATGGACCCGGCCAATTCTGACGAGGCGCTGCGAGAGGTCGAGTTGGATATAGATGAAGGAGCCGACATTGTCATGGTAAAACCTGCCCTGTCATATCTCGACATAATCTGGCGAGTAAAGACATCCTTTAACAGGCCAGTCGCAGCGTACAATGTCAGCGGCGAGTACTCTATGCTCAAAGCCGCCGCTCAAAACGGTTGGGTCGACGAGAAAAGATGTATGTTGGAAATATTGACTTCAATAAAGAGGGCAGGCGCTGACCTCATAATAACATATCACGCTCTCGAAGCGGCCAGGGCTCTTCAGGGCGGCCCATTTAAGAGGTAA
- a CDS encoding 2-oxoacid:acceptor oxidoreductase family protein produces MIQMILCGRGGQGIVFLTRLLGDIATRKGLDVISSETHGMAVRGGSINSHLKIGSFSSPLVRWGHADYLLSMDMLETGNNRQFLKEGGVVFENSPVASESGLFRVDAARIARSIGRIQLENVVLLGFSAFLGNLEVSVEDIRARLSQDPRESVRNYNIKALDAGVKVGSAMKTTGGSTG; encoded by the coding sequence ATGATTCAGATGATTCTTTGTGGACGGGGTGGTCAGGGCATCGTATTCCTGACCAGATTACTCGGCGACATAGCGACACGCAAGGGACTTGACGTCATTTCTTCTGAGACACATGGCATGGCTGTTAGGGGGGGATCTATAAACAGCCATTTGAAAATCGGCTCTTTTTCGTCTCCGCTGGTTAGATGGGGCCACGCTGATTACTTGCTGTCTATGGATATGCTGGAAACCGGAAATAACCGCCAATTTCTCAAAGAGGGTGGGGTCGTTTTTGAGAATTCCCCAGTCGCTTCTGAGTCTGGTCTATTTAGGGTAGATGCGGCTCGGATAGCGCGCTCCATTGGGAGGATACAACTCGAAAACGTTGTTTTGCTAGGCTTCTCGGCCTTCTTGGGAAATCTGGAGGTTTCGGTCGAAGACATCCGAGCAAGACTTTCACAAGACCCTCGCGAGTCTGTACGCAACTATAATATTAAAGCTCTTGACGCCGGAGTTAAAGTTGGATCCGCCATGAAGACAACTGGCGGTTCTACGGGTTGA
- a CDS encoding PIG-L deacetylase family protein — protein MDHTGFNHEDKLKRSAFVFAHPDDDVFISGLMRRLISTGSEVLGVWLTSGGFLGGQERREAELRSAASILGLKKNRCELLRFADLGLMRSLDSAAVALKEVFVRFKPDNVFVTAFEGGHPDHDAANFIVYESRFRSMLDFPIFEFPLYNGTGPFWSWRWRINAFPSGGPATLFIPLDSSEVDCKFSIMRVYSSQWMYMAPAFLARSRKKLITQGEPYRKCPKTRDHSLPPHVGKLNYERWFNSFMKIRFSDFSQSVKRTRTFQTFDQDSSD, from the coding sequence TTGGACCACACTGGATTCAACCATGAAGACAAATTGAAGCGAAGCGCGTTCGTGTTCGCTCATCCGGACGATGATGTTTTTATTTCGGGCTTAATGCGCAGATTAATCTCAACAGGCTCCGAAGTATTGGGTGTTTGGCTTACCAGCGGCGGGTTTCTGGGGGGGCAGGAACGTAGAGAGGCTGAATTGAGATCAGCAGCGTCAATTTTGGGCCTCAAGAAAAACCGCTGTGAGCTGCTACGATTCGCGGATCTAGGGCTAATGCGATCTCTGGACTCGGCAGCGGTGGCCTTAAAAGAGGTATTCGTTAGATTCAAACCAGACAATGTTTTTGTTACGGCTTTTGAAGGAGGACACCCAGATCACGACGCTGCGAATTTTATTGTCTACGAGTCGAGATTTAGATCAATGTTGGATTTTCCTATTTTTGAGTTTCCTCTTTACAATGGAACAGGACCGTTTTGGTCCTGGCGGTGGAGAATAAACGCTTTCCCTTCAGGCGGCCCGGCAACCCTATTTATACCTCTTGATTCGTCAGAGGTTGATTGCAAATTTAGCATAATGAGGGTCTATTCAAGCCAGTGGATGTACATGGCTCCGGCTTTTTTGGCTAGATCAAGGAAGAAGTTAATTACACAGGGCGAGCCCTATCGTAAATGTCCCAAAACTCGGGATCACTCGTTACCACCTCACGTGGGAAAGCTTAATTATGAAAGATGGTTCAATTCCTTCATGAAGATCCGCTTTAGTGATTTTTCGCAATCAGTAAAAAGAACCCGAACATTTCAGACTTTCGATCAGGATAGTTCCGATTAA